A portion of the Thermosediminibacter oceani DSM 16646 genome contains these proteins:
- the rpsT gene encoding 30S ribosomal protein S20 codes for MPNTASAKKKMRQARKRTLRNRLVKSKIKAAIKKFNEALKLQDVENIKSALIGAVKALDKAASKGVIHKNAAARKKSRLYKKLKEHSIAI; via the coding sequence TTGCCAAATACAGCTTCTGCTAAAAAGAAGATGCGCCAAGCCAGGAAGAGGACGCTGCGGAACCGGCTCGTAAAGTCAAAGATTAAGGCTGCGATCAAAAAATTCAACGAAGCGCTGAAATTGCAGGATGTTGAAAACATAAAAAGCGCCCTCATTGGTGCCGTTAAAGCCCTTGATAAGGCCGCTTCAAAAGGTGTAATCCATAAAAACGCGGCAGCCCGCAAAAAGTCCCGTTTATATAAAAAATTAAAAGAACATAGCATTGCCATTTAA